Below is a window of Oceanotoga teriensis DNA.
TTTATTATTTCTTCATTTTCTGTTTTATTCAATATTTCGAATATAAATTCTGATTTTTCAGATAAGCTTGTTTGTTTTATATATTCTTCTAATGTTGTTATATATATTTTTAAGGTTAATATTCTTTTTTGATCTATATTTTTTATTTCTTGTATGAGATATGTATATATTTCATTTAATTTTATATCAAATAGTTTTATATTTTCTGAATATTGACTTTTTTCTACTATTTTTTGTACTTTTTCAAGCCAATATTGAAGATTCTCATCTGTATAATCATTTAAAAATTGATTTATTTTTTCTATGTATATTTCTTGTGTTTTTTCTTCCATTGCATTGCTTTCAAAAACATAATCTAACAATATTATTCTCTTTTTGTTTTCATTTTCTTGATAATCTTTTTCTAATCTTGATATGGTATCTAATATGAAATCTTCATTTATTAAGTATTTTATTACATGTTTATTGTTTATAACTTCTTCAAATTCTTCTATTGCTGATAAATTATTTTTTATTTTTTTAGAGAATGAATCTTTTATTTTTTCTAATGAATTTTCATCATCTTTATAGTATTTTATATATGTCTCAAGTAATGTATCTTTTTTTTCAGGATCAAAATTTTGATTTATGTGTTCTGCAATATAATCTCTTAAATAATATTGTTCTTGTAGAGTTAGAAGATATGAATAGTTCATCATAGGTTCTGTATCAAATTTGTCTATTAGATTATTATCGAGTATTTTTTTGTCTATGAATACTTCCATCATTTTATGTATTCTTATAAATATTTCTTGATATTCTTTTTCATATATAAAGTTGAAGAGTATATTTAAAATAACGAATCCTTTGGTTTTTAAATAGTCCTTTTTATTTATGTCTTTATCGAGTTCTTCATATATTATTTCCATCAATCTGGTAGGTTTTATTTTTCCATTTTTCATTTGATTTTTTAGTTCATCCCAATTTCCACTTTCGAGAGATTCGATCACATTTTCTGGAATATCTGCATCATGATCTTGTATTATTAAATATTGTAATACATTTTCAGATTGAACTGTTCTTGTTCTGCTGAAAAATAGATATTGTTGTGAATTTAAAATTATTTTTTTGGATTCATATATTAACTCCCCATCTTTGAAATATTTTTTAAATCCATTATTTTTTATTGATTCATCTATGTATTTTAATAATTCAGGTTCTTGAGTTATTTTTTCAAATAATTCTGGCCATTCTTCTTTTATTATCTGTATTTTGGCTACAAATTCCATATTAGAACTGACATTTTTTATCATATCTTTTTGTTCTAATTTTTCAATTAGTATTTTTTCAGAACTTAAATTATTTAAAAAGTGTATTATTCTTCTCGGATTTTTTGAGAATTCTTGAGATACCATATCGGCTATTATTGTTGAAAATTCAAGTCCTTCTTTTTGTATTAGTTCATTCGTATATGTAAATAAATCTTTATTTGAGTATGATTTTATTCTTATTATAGTATTGAATATACCTCTTATTATTTCTTCAATATCTTCATAACTTCCAGTCAAAGTTTTTATAATTATGCTTTCATCTATAGGAATTATTGTGTTTAGATATTTATGGTTTAAAGGGCTTCTTAAAGCTGATATTATCTCTATTACCCTTTCTTTTGGACATTTATCTATGTTTTCTATTATCATTATAACTTTTTTGGGATTGTAATCTCTCAGCATTACATCACTTTTAAACCATTTTTGTACAGTATTATTTTTTGTGGTTTTTGATATAGCTTCATCCATTATTTCATATAATTCTTCTGTATTAAAGTCTTTTGCTTTTGTTATCTTTACTTTATATTGCACAAGACTGTCTTTTATCATATATGCAAAATATGATAACAAAGGACCAAGTATAATTGAGAGTATTTTTAAATATATATTTACATCTGGTATTAAAGCCATTATTATGAATATTAAAGGTAGAAAAACCATCAAATCTATTATTTTTTTGTTTTTTACTCCAACTTTATGTTCTATTTTTTCATCATCATCTTTGAAATAATTTTCAAGTTGTTCTTCACTTTCAAGATCGAATTGATTTTTTATTTCTTTTATAAAACTTTTTTTAAAGTCTTCTCCAGTATATCTCAGAGCATCATATTTAAATACTTTTAAATCTTTTTTTAATTTATTATCTTCTTTTATTCTTTCTTCTAATGTTTTTAATATGGACGATTTTCCAGATCCACTTTTTCCAAAGAGTCCTATTGTAAAGTTTGAATCATCATTTTTTGAGTTTATTATATCAACAAGTGTATCTGTGTATACTGATGTTTTTAATATATCAGTATCTTCATTTAATGTTATACTTCTATCTCCTATAAATTTCACAGCAAACCACCTCTCAAATAATTATATATTCATTTAATTGTTCTATTTATAATCAATTAATCCTCAATCATTTTAAATATCCATTTTGTATATGATGTATAAAATTCATCTTTATTCAAAAGTTTTTTATCTAAAAAATCAGAGTTGAGAGCATCCGGATAATACTGTGTTTCAAGACAAAACGCCATATGTATATTATCTTTTATTTGATTGCCAGAATAGAATACAACACATGGTTGATCCGTTATTATTTGTAATTCTCTTCCACTTTTTTCATCTTTTACTTTTGCACAGTATTCTATATCTTTTAGAATATATGGATGGTCATATCCATTACATCTTATCAACTGTTCATTTTTTGAATTTATATTTTTTCCTATTTTTTTATATTGCTTGAAATCAAATTCTGTATTATTTGTATTAACTACTTTCTTTGGTAAAGTATTTTCATCTAAATATATAACTTTTTCTGAGTTTATTTTTATATAATGATTCAATATATTTTCTTTTAAATTTCCCGAAAGATTAAAATATGTATGATTTGTTAGATTGACATATGTTTTTTTATCACTTTTAACTTTATACATGAGTTCTATTTCATTTTCATCATTTAAAGAATATATTATTTCTATATCAAGGTTTCCAGGAAATCCACATTCACCATCTTTAGATTTAGTTTTTAATATTATTCCAGCTTTGTCTTTCTTCATAAAAGTTTCAAATTCATAAAACTTTTTATCCAAACCTTCAGTTCCACCATGAAGTGTATTTTCTCCTTCATTTTTTTCTAGATTATACTCTATTTCATCTATTTTTATTTTTGCATTAGATATTCTTCCTGCAACTCTTCCTATTATTGATCCAAAATATTGTGATTTTTTTTCGTATTCTTCTATATTGTTCAATCCCATCACTACATTTTCAAATTTTTTATTTTTGTCTGGAACAATTATTTTATTTATAATTGCTCCATAATTTATAACATTGAGTTGCATATCATTTTTGTTTTTTAAACATATTTCATTTATTCTATTTCCATGAGAATCAAATCCAAATTCGTTTATAACAATATTCAAATTTATCCCCCCAGTTTAACTAATATACTAATTATCTTTTAATAGCTCTTTCCATTTTTCTGTTTCATCTACATGTATAAAATCTATACCAACTTTTGTACAAGCTCTATCATTATCACTATCACCTATCATAACGCATTCATCAGCTTGAGCATTTAAAACTCTTAATATATTTTTAAAGTAGTGTGGATTAGGTTTTGTTGAGGTAGAATTTTCCATTGTGGATATATATATGTAATCTTCTTTTTTCATATTTATAAAATTAATTCTTTTATGCACACATATTTCTGGTATTAGAGGATTTGAAGCAAATATGAGTTTATTGTTTTTATTTTTTTTCAACAATTCTATCAATTCTTCATTTGGATTTATTATAGTTTTTATTTCATCATAACCTTCATTATAGTATATGTTGAATTGTTCTTCCCAATATTCTCTTGATTTATCTGAATCTTCTCCGAGTTTAT
It encodes the following:
- a CDS encoding P-loop NTPase fold protein, which translates into the protein MKFIGDRSITLNEDTDILKTSVYTDTLVDIINSKNDDSNFTIGLFGKSGSGKSSILKTLEERIKEDNKLKKDLKVFKYDALRYTGEDFKKSFIKEIKNQFDLESEEQLENYFKDDDEKIEHKVGVKNKKIIDLMVFLPLIFIIMALIPDVNIYLKILSIILGPLLSYFAYMIKDSLVQYKVKITKAKDFNTEELYEIMDEAISKTTKNNTVQKWFKSDVMLRDYNPKKVIMIIENIDKCPKERVIEIISALRSPLNHKYLNTIIPIDESIIIKTLTGSYEDIEEIIRGIFNTIIRIKSYSNKDLFTYTNELIQKEGLEFSTIIADMVSQEFSKNPRRIIHFLNNLSSEKILIEKLEQKDMIKNVSSNMEFVAKIQIIKEEWPELFEKITQEPELLKYIDESIKNNGFKKYFKDGELIYESKKIILNSQQYLFFSRTRTVQSENVLQYLIIQDHDADIPENVIESLESGNWDELKNQMKNGKIKPTRLMEIIYEELDKDINKKDYLKTKGFVILNILFNFIYEKEYQEIFIRIHKMMEVFIDKKILDNNLIDKFDTEPMMNYSYLLTLQEQYYLRDYIAEHINQNFDPEKKDTLLETYIKYYKDDENSLEKIKDSFSKKIKNNLSAIEEFEEVINNKHVIKYLINEDFILDTISRLEKDYQENENKKRIILLDYVFESNAMEEKTQEIYIEKINQFLNDYTDENLQYWLEKVQKIVEKSQYSENIKLFDIKLNEIYTYLIQEIKNIDQKRILTLKIYITTLEEYIKQTSLSEKSEFIFEILNKTENEEIIKIACNTLYELKDIRTYNEKNGEILTEKFLEINDMIIKQDISQNLIYDISKKEVDIKTIEKFIDAVYDLLFDVDVSEAEIPLEIATQLSEIQKIENLIYNRVRNELEIKIKNRIMWIAQKTQKIWLKDRLISEMIKNTEDGEKLKKVIKDIEENVSSSEEIIEKNIINMFNIFTYEHNPEYHKSLIEICSEKMYLFNENDFAIISDELKYHLISKDLINKRFAIINIEKIYDKLPKKKYKSIKSILSDEEFEFKEDNDKEKLENLKKKFGIK
- a CDS encoding aldose epimerase family protein; this encodes MNIVINEFGFDSHGNRINEICLKNKNDMQLNVINYGAIINKIIVPDKNKKFENVVMGLNNIEEYEKKSQYFGSIIGRVAGRISNAKIKIDEIEYNLEKNEGENTLHGGTEGLDKKFYEFETFMKKDKAGIILKTKSKDGECGFPGNLDIEIIYSLNDENEIELMYKVKSDKKTYVNLTNHTYFNLSGNLKENILNHYIKINSEKVIYLDENTLPKKVVNTNNTEFDFKQYKKIGKNINSKNEQLIRCNGYDHPYILKDIEYCAKVKDEKSGRELQIITDQPCVVFYSGNQIKDNIHMAFCLETQYYPDALNSDFLDKKLLNKDEFYTSYTKWIFKMIED
- a CDS encoding HAD-IA family hydrolase, which translates into the protein MYIFLDYDGTLTKTEENQYTMYFFKKFFEYHNIDFNKNIKLMLHTLEYVIKNDDITISNYDKYLNKLGEDSDKSREYWEEQFNIYYNEGYDEIKTIINPNEELIELLKKNKNNKLIFASNPLIPEICVHKRINFINMKKEDYIYISTMENSTSTKPNPHYFKNILRVLNAQADECVMIGDSDNDRACTKVGIDFIHVDETEKWKELLKDN